A single window of Bacteroidota bacterium DNA harbors:
- a CDS encoding GHKL domain-containing protein encodes MAYKKNTIHLIIRIALILAVLTILSRIILNPDKLFSILILVIILIIQIIELIKFELKSFRTLENVLNSIEFEYQPVRFTKSLPKSMEGFYQSLNKILDLIQRKKAENEVQLLFLGELLKHIKTGIISISEDQKIELANESALKILGIENLVRLDQIKTLHPNFYQEIINPDKIESNIVEISTAGNIQKLNIQISHFISQGKKMKLISFQDIRSQIELKEMEAWHQLIRTLGHEILNSVTPISSMTETSIMLLEKPDQTPKLLHDLSDENLDKIRNALKTINRRSIGLLEFINNYRKLTRMPVPNFEPVNLSDLVKHVLKLMHADFEKEQVEVLMEMENSKMMCDIDRSMIEQVLINMLRNAIQAMEGIEKKMIRIKLMTGPNENPMIQIIDNGKGITDDLKSKIFIPFFTTKEKGSGIGLSLSRQIMQLHGGSINYQSNNKNETVFCLTFK; translated from the coding sequence GGTCATCATTTTGATTATTCAGATTATTGAGTTGATAAAATTTGAATTAAAATCTTTTCGGACTCTGGAAAACGTTTTGAATTCGATTGAGTTTGAATATCAGCCTGTACGTTTTACCAAAAGCCTTCCAAAATCGATGGAAGGATTTTATCAATCCTTAAATAAAATACTGGATTTGATTCAACGAAAAAAAGCTGAGAATGAGGTGCAATTATTATTTTTGGGCGAACTGTTAAAGCATATCAAAACAGGCATCATTTCAATTTCAGAAGATCAAAAAATTGAATTGGCCAATGAATCGGCATTAAAAATCCTGGGAATTGAAAACCTGGTTCGGCTCGATCAAATTAAAACACTACATCCTAATTTTTATCAGGAAATCATTAATCCTGACAAAATTGAATCGAATATTGTTGAAATTTCAACAGCAGGAAATATTCAAAAACTTAACATTCAAATCAGCCATTTTATCAGTCAGGGGAAAAAGATGAAGCTGATCAGTTTTCAGGATATCCGTTCGCAAATAGAATTAAAAGAAATGGAAGCCTGGCATCAGTTGATCAGGACCTTGGGTCATGAAATTTTAAATTCCGTTACACCCATTTCATCCATGACCGAAACGAGTATCATGCTTTTGGAAAAGCCCGACCAAACCCCTAAATTATTGCACGATTTAAGTGATGAAAATTTGGATAAAATTAGAAATGCATTAAAAACCATCAATCGTCGATCTATTGGTTTACTTGAATTCATCAACAATTATCGAAAATTAACCCGAATGCCGGTTCCAAATTTCGAACCTGTTAATTTAAGTGATCTGGTGAAGCATGTTTTAAAACTCATGCATGCCGATTTTGAAAAAGAGCAGGTTGAGGTTCTTATGGAAATGGAAAATTCAAAAATGATGTGCGACATCGACCGATCGATGATAGAGCAGGTTTTAATTAATATGCTTCGGAATGCAATTCAGGCCATGGAAGGAATTGAGAAAAAAATGATCCGGATTAAATTGATGACCGGACCAAATGAAAACCCCATGATTCAAATTATTGATAATGGCAAAGGTATTACTGACGATTTGAAATCTAAAATATTCATTCCATTTTTTACTACAAAAGAAAAAGGCAGCGGAATTGGATTGAGCCTTTCCCGACAAATTATGCAATTGCACGGAGGCAGTATTAATTATCAATCCAATAATAAAAATGAAACGGTTTTTTGTTTAACTTTTAAATAG